One window of the Capnocytophaga haemolytica genome contains the following:
- the sucD gene encoding succinate--CoA ligase subunit alpha: MSVLVNKDSKVIVQGFTGSEGTFHAEQMIAYGTNVVGGTTPSKGGQTHLGKPVFNTVAEAVKATGANVSIIFVPPAFAADAIMEAAEAGIKVIITITEGIPVADMVKVAAYIKDRDCRLVGPNCPGVITPEEAKVGIMPGFIFKKGSVGIVSKSGTLTYEAADQIVRQGLGITTAIGIGGDPIIGTTTKEAIELLMNDPETEAIVMIGEIGGQLEPEAARWIKANGNKKPVISFIAGETAPKGRTMGHAGAIVGGADDTAEAKKRILRECGIHVVDSPAKIGEKVAEVLRKKG, from the coding sequence ATGAGTGTATTAGTCAATAAAGATTCAAAAGTGATTGTACAGGGCTTCACAGGTAGTGAAGGTACTTTTCACGCTGAGCAGATGATTGCTTATGGCACAAATGTAGTAGGAGGTACTACCCCTAGCAAAGGTGGACAGACGCACCTCGGCAAGCCTGTATTCAACACGGTAGCTGAGGCGGTGAAAGCTACAGGGGCTAACGTCTCTATCATTTTTGTGCCCCCTGCTTTTGCTGCAGATGCCATTATGGAAGCTGCTGAGGCTGGTATCAAGGTGATTATCACCATCACGGAAGGCATTCCTGTGGCAGATATGGTAAAGGTAGCAGCCTATATAAAGGATAGAGACTGCCGTCTGGTGGGTCCTAACTGTCCTGGGGTGATTACTCCTGAGGAAGCTAAGGTGGGTATTATGCCAGGGTTTATCTTTAAGAAAGGTAGCGTGGGTATTGTCTCTAAGTCGGGCACACTCACTTACGAAGCTGCTGACCAGATCGTACGTCAAGGGCTGGGGATTACTACGGCTATCGGTATCGGGGGAGACCCCATCATCGGCACTACTACTAAAGAGGCTATAGAGCTACTGATGAATGACCCTGAGACAGAAGCTATCGTGATGATTGGTGAGATTGGCGGTCAGTTAGAGCCTGAAGCAGCGCGCTGGATAAAGGCTAATGGCAATAAGAAGCCTGTGATCAGCTTTATCGCTGGTGAGACTGCCCCTAAGGGACGCACGATGGGGCACGCTGGTGCTATTGTAGGCGGTGCAGATGATACAGCTGAAGCTAAGAAGCGCATCCTCAGAGAGTGTGGTATTCACGTAGTGGATTCCCCTGCAAAGATAGGTGAAAAGGTCGCTGAGGTACTTCGTAAGAAAGGTTAA
- a CDS encoding pyruvate dehydrogenase complex dihydrolipoamide acetyltransferase, whose amino-acid sequence MAEIITMPRLSDTMEEGVVAKWLKKVGDKVNEGDILAEIETDKATMEFESFQSGTLLYIGLPEGEPAKVDTLIAIIGKEGEDISALISGGAAAPAAAPAPAAEAAPAPAAPAAQSAAAMPAGVEIVTMPRLSDTMTEGTVASWLKKVGDTVKEGDILAEIETDKATMEFESFYSGTLLYIGLKEGESAAVDSLLAIIGPAGTDVNAVLAAVQGGGAAAAAPATPAAAAPAQASAPAAAQSSQPVAESNGRVFASPLAKKIAQDKGINLAEVKGTGENGRIIRRDVEGFTPSAQPAASAATASTPAIPAYVPVGTESFDEVKNSQMRKTIAKRLSESKFTAPHYYLAIDIDMENAMASRAQINNLPDTKISFNDMVVKASAMALRKHPQVNTSWKGDTTVYNKHISIGVAVAIEDGLVVPVLKFTDNMTLTQIGAAVKELAGKARNKKLTPAEMEGSTFTVSNLGMFGVDVFTSIINQPNSAILSVGAIVEKPVVKNGQIVVGHVMTVTLACDHRTVDGATGAQFLQTLKTYIENPVTMLA is encoded by the coding sequence ATGGCAGAAATTATTACTATGCCACGCCTTAGCGACACTATGGAAGAGGGTGTTGTGGCAAAGTGGCTTAAAAAAGTAGGAGATAAAGTAAATGAAGGCGACATTTTGGCTGAAATCGAAACCGATAAGGCTACGATGGAGTTTGAATCGTTCCAGTCAGGAACATTGCTATACATCGGCTTGCCAGAAGGTGAGCCTGCTAAGGTAGATACCTTGATAGCAATCATTGGTAAGGAAGGCGAGGACATCTCAGCACTTATCAGTGGAGGTGCAGCAGCACCCGCAGCGGCTCCTGCTCCTGCAGCAGAGGCAGCTCCTGCACCAGCGGCTCCCGCAGCACAAAGCGCAGCAGCTATGCCAGCAGGGGTAGAGATCGTAACAATGCCTCGACTGAGCGATACAATGACCGAAGGTACCGTAGCTTCGTGGCTGAAGAAGGTAGGCGACACTGTAAAAGAAGGCGACATCTTGGCTGAAATCGAAACCGATAAGGCTACAATGGAGTTTGAATCATTCTATTCAGGTACACTCTTGTACATCGGCTTGAAAGAAGGCGAATCGGCAGCAGTGGATTCACTCTTGGCTATCATTGGTCCTGCAGGCACAGATGTGAATGCCGTACTCGCAGCCGTACAAGGCGGTGGCGCAGCGGCAGCGGCTCCAGCAACACCAGCAGCGGCAGCCCCTGCACAGGCTTCGGCTCCAGCAGCAGCTCAAAGTTCACAGCCAGTAGCTGAAAGCAATGGACGTGTATTTGCTTCTCCATTGGCTAAGAAGATTGCTCAGGATAAGGGTATCAACCTCGCTGAGGTGAAAGGTACAGGCGAAAACGGGCGTATCATACGCCGTGATGTGGAAGGCTTTACGCCATCGGCACAGCCAGCAGCCTCAGCAGCTACGGCATCTACACCTGCAATCCCTGCTTACGTACCTGTAGGCACTGAATCGTTTGACGAGGTGAAGAACTCACAGATGCGTAAGACTATTGCTAAGCGCCTTTCTGAATCGAAATTTACTGCACCGCACTATTACTTGGCTATCGACATTGATATGGAGAACGCTATGGCTTCGCGTGCGCAGATCAACAACTTGCCTGATACGAAGATTTCGTTCAACGATATGGTGGTGAAAGCCTCTGCAATGGCATTGCGCAAACACCCACAGGTGAACACTTCTTGGAAGGGCGATACTACCGTTTACAACAAGCACATCAGCATAGGGGTAGCGGTAGCTATTGAGGACGGCTTGGTAGTGCCTGTACTGAAATTCACTGATAATATGACCCTCACACAGATTGGGGCAGCGGTGAAGGAACTCGCAGGTAAGGCACGTAACAAGAAGCTCACACCTGCTGAAATGGAGGGCAGTACTTTCACTGTGTCTAACTTAGGGATGTTTGGCGTAGATGTATTTACTTCTATCATCAATCAGCCTAACTCAGCGATCCTCTCTGTAGGGGCTATCGTTGAAAAACCCGTAGTGAAGAACGGGCAGATAGTAGTAGGTCACGTGATGACTGTAACCCTCGCGTGCGACCACCGCACGGTAGATGGAGCAACAGGAGCTCAATTCCTTCAAACATTGAAGACTTACATTGAGAACCCTGTAACGATGCTTGCATAA
- the tpiA gene encoding triose-phosphate isomerase: MRKKIVAGNWKMNNDVKKSLALISEILKKLPASNAEVMVAPTFVNLIPTVEAAKGSKVEVIAQNMHFAESGAYTGEISAEMLLGVGVKTTILGHSERRAYFNETDESLAKKVDTALKHGIRVVFCIGEELADRKAGKHFDVVGSQIKKGLFHLPAEAWKHIVLAYEPVWAIGTGETASPEQAQEIHAFIRKTIADKYGKEVAESVSILYGGSVKPDNAKEIFAKADVDGGLIGGAALKADDFIKIIESI, translated from the coding sequence ATGAGAAAAAAAATTGTAGCAGGAAACTGGAAAATGAACAACGACGTAAAGAAATCGTTGGCACTCATCTCCGAGATCTTAAAGAAACTCCCTGCATCGAACGCTGAGGTAATGGTAGCTCCTACCTTTGTAAACTTAATCCCTACTGTTGAAGCTGCAAAAGGCTCGAAAGTAGAAGTCATCGCACAGAATATGCACTTTGCTGAAAGCGGTGCTTACACAGGCGAAATCTCCGCTGAGATGCTCCTTGGCGTAGGTGTAAAAACCACTATTTTAGGGCACTCTGAGCGTCGCGCTTATTTCAACGAAACCGATGAGAGCCTCGCTAAAAAGGTAGATACTGCGCTCAAACACGGCATCCGTGTGGTATTCTGCATCGGTGAGGAGCTGGCTGATCGCAAAGCGGGCAAGCACTTCGATGTAGTGGGTAGCCAGATTAAAAAAGGCTTATTCCACCTGCCTGCTGAGGCTTGGAAGCACATCGTTTTGGCTTACGAACCTGTTTGGGCAATAGGCACTGGCGAGACTGCAAGCCCTGAGCAAGCACAGGAAATACACGCTTTTATCCGCAAAACTATTGCTGATAAATATGGCAAAGAGGTCGCTGAGAGTGTTTCAATCCTCTACGGAGGCAGCGTAAAACCTGACAATGCTAAGGAAATCTTCGCTAAGGCTGACGTCGATGGGGGGCTCATCGGTGGTGCTGCCCTTAAAGCTGACGATTTTATCAAAATCATTGAAAGTATTTAG
- the hemE gene encoding uroporphyrinogen decarboxylase gives MIKNDIFLRALNGDTVERPPVWMMRQAGRYLPEFRALRDKYDFFTRCKTPELAAEITVQPVDRLEVDAAILFSDILVVPQAMNINVEMRSGVGPWVPNPIRLSQDLDSVIIPDIDERLGYVMQAIKITKEILAERVPLIGFAGAPWTIFCYVVEGKGSRDFNAAKELCFTDPRTAHNLLQKITDTTILYLKEKVKAGVDAVQIFDSWGGILSPTDYKEFSWQYINQIIEALAPLTKVIIFGKGCWFALPEMAHSKAAALGIDWTCTPEQARILTGGNIVLQGNFDPARLLCPPLEIKKAVKQMIDAFGKDKYIANLGHGILPNIPVENAIAFVEAVKEYTTNN, from the coding sequence ATGATTAAGAACGATATATTTCTCCGTGCACTCAACGGCGATACCGTAGAGCGCCCACCCGTATGGATGATGCGCCAAGCAGGGCGCTACCTGCCTGAGTTCAGAGCCTTACGTGATAAATACGATTTTTTTACCCGCTGCAAAACCCCCGAACTGGCAGCTGAGATCACCGTACAGCCTGTCGACCGCCTTGAGGTTGATGCAGCAATCCTATTCTCAGACATCTTAGTGGTGCCCCAAGCGATGAACATCAATGTGGAAATGCGCTCAGGGGTAGGTCCGTGGGTACCCAACCCGATACGCCTTTCACAGGATTTGGATTCGGTAATTATCCCTGACATCGACGAGCGCTTGGGCTATGTAATGCAAGCGATAAAAATCACCAAAGAAATCCTCGCCGAGCGCGTGCCTCTGATAGGCTTTGCTGGTGCTCCGTGGACGATCTTCTGTTATGTCGTAGAAGGCAAAGGCTCGCGCGACTTTAACGCTGCCAAAGAACTCTGCTTTACTGACCCCAGAACAGCGCACAACCTATTACAGAAAATCACCGACACCACCATCCTATACCTCAAAGAAAAGGTAAAAGCAGGGGTAGATGCCGTACAGATCTTCGATAGCTGGGGTGGAATCCTCTCTCCTACTGACTACAAGGAATTCTCGTGGCAGTACATCAATCAGATTATAGAGGCGTTGGCACCTCTCACTAAGGTAATTATCTTCGGCAAAGGCTGCTGGTTTGCTCTTCCTGAGATGGCACACTCAAAGGCAGCTGCTTTAGGCATTGACTGGACTTGTACCCCCGAGCAGGCACGTATCCTCACGGGTGGAAACATAGTATTGCAAGGCAACTTCGACCCTGCGCGCTTACTTTGTCCTCCCCTTGAGATAAAGAAAGCTGTAAAGCAAATGATTGACGCCTTCGGAAAAGATAAGTACATCGCTAACTTAGGACACGGCATCCTACCTAATATCCCTGTGGAGAATGCCATTGCCTTTGTAGAAGCGGTAAAAGAATACACAACAAATAACTAA
- the recQ gene encoding DNA helicase RecQ, with amino-acid sequence MDMIKNDLQGALKHYFGFEAFKGHQEEIIRSVINKENTFVIMPTGGGKSLCYQLPALVSEGTAIVISPLIALMKNQVDAMRGISSTDSIAHVLNSSLTKNEIREVMDDISAGRTKLLYVAPESLIKEEYANFLKTVHISFVAVDEAHCISEWGHDFRPEYRNIRSIIERLGNNIPIVALTATATPKVQEDILKNLGILDAKVFKSSFNRPNLYYEVRPKTKSIDADIIRFIKTNPKKSGIVYCLSRKKVEELTQTLQVNGISAVPYHAGLDAKTRAKHQDMFLMEEVDVVVATIAFGMGIDKPDVRFVIHYDIPKSIESYYQETGRAGRDGGEGHCIAFYSYKDVEKLEKFMIGKPIAEQEIGQALLQDIVAYAETSSSRRKFILHYFGEEFDEVNGEGANMDDNVRFPKEKKEAKEDVVKLLNIILATKQKFKAKEIVNTLIGKVSALIKAHKIDEQEFFGIGKEKDDNYWMALLRQVMVNGLIRKDIETYGVMFITDKGRAYLETVPSFMMTEDHNFDEEPEDTNTSSGATADSVLLEMLKDLRKKVAKQKGVPPFVVLQDPSLEDMALKYPITITELTNVHGVGEGKAKKYGAPFVELIAKYVEENDILRPEDLIVKSTGSNSSLKLFIIQNIDRKLPLPDIAKAKGLEMSDFLKEMEQIVYSGTKLNIDYWVNEILDEEQQEELHEYFMEADTDKISVASKEFAGDYEDEELRIYRIKFISEVAN; translated from the coding sequence ATGGATATGATTAAGAATGATTTACAAGGTGCCTTGAAGCATTACTTTGGTTTTGAAGCATTTAAAGGGCATCAGGAGGAGATTATCAGGAGCGTTATCAATAAAGAGAATACGTTTGTGATTATGCCTACTGGTGGGGGTAAATCGCTTTGCTATCAGCTTCCTGCATTGGTGTCGGAAGGTACGGCGATTGTGATCTCGCCGCTGATTGCGCTGATGAAGAACCAAGTAGATGCGATGCGGGGCATTTCGTCTACCGATAGCATTGCGCACGTACTCAATTCGTCATTGACCAAGAATGAGATCCGCGAGGTGATGGATGACATCAGTGCGGGGCGTACGAAGCTGCTGTATGTGGCACCAGAGTCGCTCATCAAGGAGGAGTATGCAAACTTTCTTAAGACGGTTCACATCTCGTTTGTAGCGGTGGATGAGGCACACTGTATCTCGGAATGGGGGCACGACTTTCGTCCTGAGTACCGCAATATACGTTCTATCATTGAGCGCCTGGGGAATAATATTCCTATTGTAGCGCTAACGGCTACGGCTACGCCTAAGGTGCAGGAGGATATTTTGAAGAACTTGGGTATCTTGGATGCGAAGGTGTTCAAGTCGTCGTTCAACCGCCCTAATCTTTACTATGAGGTACGCCCTAAGACGAAGAGCATTGATGCGGACATCATTCGTTTCATTAAGACGAACCCTAAGAAGTCGGGCATAGTGTACTGCCTGAGCCGTAAGAAGGTGGAGGAGCTGACCCAGACGCTGCAAGTGAATGGGATTTCGGCAGTGCCTTACCACGCTGGGTTGGACGCTAAGACGCGTGCCAAACACCAGGATATGTTCCTAATGGAAGAGGTGGATGTGGTGGTTGCTACCATTGCTTTTGGTATGGGGATTGATAAGCCTGATGTGCGGTTTGTGATTCACTATGATATTCCAAAGAGTATTGAGAGTTATTATCAGGAAACGGGGCGCGCAGGACGCGATGGCGGCGAGGGGCATTGCATTGCGTTCTACTCATATAAGGATGTTGAGAAGCTCGAGAAGTTTATGATAGGGAAGCCTATTGCTGAGCAAGAGATTGGTCAGGCGTTGTTGCAGGACATCGTGGCGTATGCAGAGACGTCGAGCTCAAGACGTAAGTTTATCTTGCATTACTTCGGCGAGGAGTTCGACGAGGTAAATGGCGAAGGGGCTAATATGGACGACAATGTACGCTTCCCGAAAGAGAAGAAGGAGGCTAAGGAAGATGTAGTAAAGCTGCTAAATATAATATTAGCTACGAAGCAAAAGTTTAAGGCTAAGGAGATTGTCAATACGCTCATTGGTAAGGTAAGTGCCCTGATCAAAGCACATAAGATTGACGAACAGGAGTTCTTCGGTATTGGTAAAGAAAAGGATGACAATTATTGGATGGCACTGCTCAGGCAGGTGATGGTCAATGGGCTCATTCGCAAGGATATTGAGACCTACGGAGTGATGTTTATCACTGATAAAGGTAGGGCTTATTTGGAGACAGTACCTTCGTTTATGATGACCGAGGATCACAACTTTGACGAAGAGCCTGAGGACACAAATACTTCTTCGGGAGCCACTGCTGACTCTGTGCTCTTAGAGATGCTGAAAGACCTGCGCAAGAAGGTGGCTAAGCAGAAGGGCGTTCCTCCATTTGTGGTGTTACAGGATCCGTCGCTGGAAGATATGGCACTGAAATACCCTATCACAATTACCGAGCTTACCAATGTACACGGGGTTGGTGAAGGGAAAGCAAAGAAATATGGGGCTCCTTTTGTGGAGCTAATTGCGAAGTATGTTGAGGAGAATGATATTCTGCGTCCTGAGGACTTAATCGTGAAGTCCACAGGGTCTAACTCCTCGTTGAAGTTGTTTATCATTCAGAACATTGACCGCAAGTTGCCTCTGCCAGATATTGCTAAAGCAAAAGGTTTAGAGATGAGCGACTTCCTCAAAGAGATGGAACAGATAGTGTACAGTGGTACTAAACTTAATATTGACTATTGGGTGAATGAGATTCTTGATGAGGAACAGCAAGAGGAGCTACACGAGTACTTTATGGAAGCAGATACGGATAAGATATCAGTGGCTTCGAAGGAGTTTGCAGGTGATTACGAGGATGAAGAGCTACGCATCTACCGCATTAAGTTCATCAGTGAGGTGGCAAACTAA
- the rplS gene encoding 50S ribosomal protein L19 — translation MEPLLKYVQDTFVEKKDFPDFSSGDTITVYYEIKEGDKKRTQFFKGVVIQRKGSGVTATFTIRKMSGTVGVERIFPINMPALQKIEVNKRGKVRRARIYYFRGLTGKKARIKEVR, via the coding sequence ATGGAACCATTATTAAAGTACGTGCAAGACACGTTTGTTGAAAAGAAAGATTTCCCTGATTTTTCTTCAGGAGACACTATCACAGTGTATTACGAGATTAAGGAAGGGGATAAAAAGCGAACCCAGTTCTTTAAAGGCGTTGTAATACAGCGTAAAGGGTCTGGTGTTACTGCTACTTTCACCATCCGCAAAATGTCGGGCACGGTGGGCGTAGAGCGTATTTTCCCTATTAATATGCCAGCGCTGCAAAAGATCGAGGTGAACAAGCGTGGGAAAGTGCGCCGTGCGAGAATTTACTACTTCCGCGGCCTTACTGGTAAAAAAGCGCGCATCAAAGAAGTTCGCTAA
- a CDS encoding serine hydrolase domain-containing protein codes for MRKLIFIVLISAIISFFNNLFGQKKLRDVDVFKKNPSEVVTFEEARAEGERIIKYLIQEELIPGASITVAKQGKIIWQGGYGYADIAKKIPIDPKNTLFRVASMSKAITGVVLARLQEQGKFDWNKSLYEYIPDYPKKPFDFTIKQLAGHLAGVRTYKGNEYILNKPYTIEQGVDLFKNDILTSAPGTQFLYSSYGINLISLAIEKYLNEKFEDVAKNEVFKPLNMWRTFPDRGRIIKGEAIPYKRTKKGIIKAPEVNNYFKLAGGGFLSTSNDIAKMGIAIQRHTFLSQPIENEMLKKQCTTNESEINYGICWQNQTDWNGREYFGHTGMGVGGYGWFSIYPNDQVVMVLLFNITDPAINIYLQRLVDFIIEGAEKIPADYSLPAK; via the coding sequence ATGAGAAAACTAATATTTATCGTATTGATTTCAGCTATAATATCATTCTTTAACAACCTTTTTGGGCAGAAGAAGCTCCGTGATGTAGATGTGTTTAAAAAGAACCCTTCAGAGGTGGTGACCTTTGAGGAAGCGCGTGCTGAGGGAGAACGAATCATTAAGTATCTCATACAGGAGGAGCTTATCCCAGGGGCGTCAATCACAGTAGCTAAGCAGGGTAAGATTATCTGGCAAGGTGGTTATGGCTATGCCGATATAGCTAAGAAAATACCTATCGACCCTAAGAATACACTCTTTAGAGTAGCCAGTATGTCAAAGGCTATCACAGGGGTAGTCTTGGCACGCCTGCAAGAGCAAGGTAAGTTCGACTGGAACAAGTCGCTTTATGAATACATACCCGATTACCCCAAGAAGCCTTTTGATTTTACCATCAAGCAATTAGCGGGGCACTTAGCAGGCGTACGCACTTACAAAGGCAATGAATATATCCTCAATAAGCCTTATACTATTGAGCAGGGTGTTGATCTGTTTAAGAACGATATCTTGACTTCTGCACCAGGTACGCAATTCCTTTATAGCAGCTATGGTATCAATTTAATTTCGCTGGCTATTGAGAAATATCTCAATGAGAAGTTTGAGGATGTAGCCAAGAATGAGGTTTTTAAGCCGCTGAATATGTGGCGTACTTTCCCTGATAGAGGCAGGATTATCAAAGGTGAAGCTATCCCGTATAAACGTACTAAGAAAGGTATTATTAAAGCTCCTGAGGTCAATAATTACTTTAAGCTGGCCGGTGGTGGTTTCCTCTCTACTTCTAATGATATTGCTAAGATGGGCATTGCCATTCAGCGACATACTTTTCTTTCACAGCCTATAGAAAATGAGATGCTTAAAAAACAGTGTACTACTAACGAATCTGAGATAAACTACGGTATCTGCTGGCAAAATCAAACTGATTGGAATGGTCGGGAATACTTCGGGCATACGGGTATGGGTGTAGGCGGCTACGGTTGGTTCTCCATTTATCCTAACGACCAAGTGGTGATGGTGCTGCTATTCAATATTACCGACCCAGCTATCAATATCTATTTGCAGCGTTTGGTCGACTTTATTATTGAGGGTGCGGAGAAAATCCCTGCGGATTATAGTCTACCAGCTAAATAA
- the pdhA gene encoding pyruvate dehydrogenase (acetyl-transferring) E1 component subunit alpha, with the protein MKKIDKAVYLKWYEDMLFWRKFEDKLAAVYIQQKVRGFLHLYNGQEAVAAGCLHAIDPTKDKMITSYRCHVHPIGLGVDPRRIMAELYGKGTGTSHGLGGSMHIFSKEHNFYGGHGIVGGQIALGAGLAFADKYFDRGAVTLTFMGDGAVRQGAFHETLNMAMNWKLPVVFIVENNHYAMGTSVERTANHANIWKLGLGYEMPCQPVDGMNPVTVAEAVFEAVERARRGEGPTLLDVRTYRYRGHSMSDAQHYRTKEEVEEYKKQDPITLVLDVIKREKYATDDEIETIDERVKEKVAECEKFAEESPYPETHVMYDTVYAEPNYPFLPSRL; encoded by the coding sequence ATGAAGAAAATTGATAAAGCGGTATACCTCAAGTGGTATGAGGATATGCTTTTTTGGAGAAAGTTTGAAGATAAGCTCGCAGCAGTTTATATTCAGCAGAAAGTAAGAGGTTTTTTACACCTTTATAACGGTCAGGAAGCAGTAGCGGCGGGTTGCCTCCACGCTATTGACCCTACAAAAGATAAGATGATCACATCCTACCGTTGCCACGTACACCCGATAGGCTTAGGTGTTGATCCACGCAGGATTATGGCAGAGCTTTACGGTAAAGGCACAGGTACGTCGCACGGCTTAGGAGGCTCGATGCACATCTTCTCTAAAGAACACAACTTCTACGGCGGGCACGGCATTGTAGGGGGGCAAATCGCCTTGGGTGCTGGGCTTGCTTTTGCTGATAAGTATTTCGACCGTGGAGCTGTAACCCTCACCTTTATGGGCGATGGTGCGGTGCGCCAAGGAGCTTTCCACGAAACGCTCAATATGGCGATGAACTGGAAGTTACCTGTAGTTTTCATCGTGGAAAACAACCACTATGCGATGGGTACTTCTGTGGAACGCACGGCTAACCACGCTAATATTTGGAAGCTCGGTTTGGGCTATGAAATGCCTTGCCAGCCTGTGGACGGTATGAACCCTGTGACAGTAGCAGAGGCAGTATTCGAGGCAGTGGAGAGAGCACGCCGAGGCGAAGGACCTACACTCTTAGATGTACGTACGTATCGCTATCGTGGGCACTCAATGTCCGACGCGCAACACTACCGCACTAAGGAAGAGGTGGAAGAGTATAAGAAGCAAGACCCTATCACCTTGGTATTGGACGTAATCAAAAGAGAAAAATACGCTACCGATGATGAGATTGAGACTATTGACGAGCGTGTAAAAGAAAAGGTAGCTGAATGTGAGAAATTCGCTGAGGAATCACCATATCCAGAAACGCACGTGATGTACGACACTGTATATGCTGAGCCTAACTATCCATTCTTACCAAGTAGACTCTAA
- the prfA gene encoding peptide chain release factor 1 codes for MLERLNIVKQRFDEVSDLIIQPDIISDQKRYIQLNKEYKDLKELMDKREEYILVTSNLREAEEIIADGQDDEMVEMAKLQLEESKERLPLLEEEIKLMLIPKDPEDAKNAVMEIRAGTGGDEASIFAGDLYRMYTKYCQSKGWTTSVMDFNEGTAGGYKEIIFEITGENVYGTLKFEAGVHRVQRVPQTETQGRVHTSAATVIVLPEAEEFDVELDMADVKIIRTTSTGPGGQSVNTTYSAIQLQHIPTGIEVRCQDEKSQHKNLDKALKVLRSRLYELELAKKMEEDSARRKSMVSSGDRSAKIRTYNYPQGRVTDHRIGLTLYDLQNVINGDVQRLIDELQLAENTEKLKESDIF; via the coding sequence ATGCTTGAGAGATTAAATATTGTAAAACAACGCTTTGATGAGGTGTCGGATTTGATTATTCAGCCCGATATCATCAGTGATCAGAAGCGTTATATCCAGCTCAATAAAGAGTATAAAGACCTTAAAGAGCTGATGGACAAGCGTGAGGAGTACATCCTCGTAACTTCGAACTTGCGTGAGGCTGAAGAAATTATCGCCGACGGGCAAGATGACGAGATGGTGGAAATGGCAAAGCTGCAGCTTGAAGAATCGAAGGAGCGACTGCCACTTCTGGAAGAGGAAATCAAGCTGATGCTCATCCCGAAAGATCCTGAGGATGCCAAAAACGCTGTAATGGAGATCCGTGCAGGTACTGGGGGAGACGAGGCCTCGATATTTGCAGGCGACCTTTATAGGATGTACACCAAGTACTGCCAATCGAAAGGCTGGACGACCTCTGTGATGGACTTCAACGAGGGTACGGCAGGCGGCTACAAGGAGATTATCTTCGAAATCACAGGTGAGAACGTCTACGGTACACTCAAATTCGAGGCGGGCGTACACCGTGTGCAGCGCGTACCACAAACCGAAACACAGGGGCGGGTACATACCTCTGCCGCGACGGTGATTGTATTGCCCGAGGCAGAAGAGTTTGACGTAGAGCTTGATATGGCTGATGTGAAGATTATCCGCACTACCTCCACTGGGCCTGGGGGGCAGTCTGTCAATACCACTTACTCGGCGATACAGTTGCAACATATCCCCACAGGTATTGAGGTGCGTTGCCAAGATGAGAAATCGCAGCACAAGAATCTCGATAAAGCCCTCAAGGTACTTCGCTCACGGCTCTACGAACTCGAATTAGCCAAAAAGATGGAAGAGGATTCTGCCCGCCGTAAGTCGATGGTCTCCAGCGGAGATCGCTCAGCGAAGATCCGTACGTACAACTACCCCCAAGGGCGTGTGACTGACCACCGTATAGGGCTAACCCTCTACGATCTGCAAAATGTGATCAACGGTGATGTACAACGCCTCATCGACGAGCTTCAACTTGCCGAAAACACAGAAAAACTCAAGGAGAGCGATATATTTTAG